In Nothobranchius furzeri strain GRZ-AD chromosome 19, NfurGRZ-RIMD1, whole genome shotgun sequence, the following are encoded in one genomic region:
- the pkib gene encoding cAMP-dependent protein kinase inhibitor beta has product MTEVEPVLDFASSGRSGRRNALPDILGSPAGVNPADLPLKLAELSVEDGPGAAQSPAAEEPPAPLESSEGKEGS; this is encoded by the exons ATGACAGAAGTGGAGCCAGTGTTGGACTTTGCCTCCTCAGGGCGCTCTGGGAGGAGAAACGCTCTGCCCGACATCCTCGGTTCTCCAGCAGGAGTAAATCCTGCAGACCTGCCACTTAAACTGGCTGAGCTATCTGTTGAAG ATGGTCCAGGAGCAGCTCAGTCGCCAGCAGCAGAGGAGCCTCCTGCACCTCTGGAGAGTTCGGAAGGGAAAGAAGGATCCTAG